One region of bacterium genomic DNA includes:
- a CDS encoding transketolase, with the protein MRNAYLSKLYELAKENEHIVALVADNGAIVYDKYRKDFPDRFINCGISEANMISVSAGLASCGKIPFAYTIGCFLTMRAFEQIRNDICLQRMNVKLVGIGSGFVYSNLGPTHHTTEDIALMRTLPNMTIFSPIDPLETKKATIEAARIK; encoded by the coding sequence ATGAGAAATGCCTATTTAAGTAAGCTTTATGAGCTTGCAAAAGAAAATGAGCATATTGTTGCTCTGGTTGCTGACAATGGTGCAATTGTTTATGATAAATATAGAAAGGATTTTCCCGATAGATTTATAAATTGTGGCATCTCTGAGGCAAATATGATTAGCGTATCAGCTGGATTAGCTTCATGTGGCAAGATTCCTTTTGCTTACACTATTGGCTGTTTCCTTACGATGCGTGCTTTTGAACAGATTAGAAATGACATCTGTCTACAAAGAATGAATGTTAAACTTGTGGGTATTGGTAGCGGATTTGTATATAGTAACCTGGGGCCAACACATCATACAACCGAAGATATTGCTCTGATGCGCACACTTCCTAATATGACAATTTTTTCTCCAATAGACCCATTGGAGACTAAGAAAGCAACAATAGAGGCTGCACGGATTAAA
- a CDS encoding transketolase has translation MNTLDLYKKAKELRKTIFRTICKGGGGHIPSSLSIVEILTVLYYKILNIDNKNPKDPQRDRFILSKGHGCVALYAILADKGFFDKENLDTFGMRGSILGGHPDMYKIPGVEASTGALGHGFPFGVGIALAGKMDKKKYRVFVLLGDGECQEGSVWEAALFAPQYKLDNLIAIIDYNKLQAIDWVDNIISLKPLVDKWKAFGWETKEVDGHNISEMQDVFFSLPLVYDKPTLIVAHTTKGKGISFMKNVPVWHYRMPNKEEMAIAFKELGLDNLGI, from the coding sequence ATGAATACATTAGATTTATATAAAAAAGCTAAAGAATTAAGAAAAACAATATTTAGAACAATTTGTAAGGGAGGGGGTGGCCATATCCCTTCTTCTTTGTCAATAGTAGAAATTTTGACTGTGCTTTATTATAAAATTTTAAATATTGATAATAAAAATCCAAAGGATCCCCAAAGGGATAGATTTATATTAAGTAAAGGTCATGGGTGTGTTGCATTGTATGCAATTCTTGCGGATAAGGGTTTTTTTGATAAAGAAAATCTTGATACATTTGGTATGAGAGGAAGTATTTTGGGTGGTCATCCAGATATGTATAAAATCCCAGGTGTAGAGGCTTCTACAGGAGCATTAGGACATGGATTTCCATTTGGGGTAGGAATAGCCTTGGCTGGTAAAATGGATAAAAAGAAATACCGTGTATTTGTCCTGTTAGGTGATGGAGAATGTCAAGAAGGTTCTGTGTGGGAAGCTGCTTTATTTGCTCCTCAATATAAATTGGATAATTTGATAGCAATCATTGATTATAACAAGTTACAAGCTATAGATTGGGTAGACAATATTATTTCCCTAAAACCATTGGTTGATAAGTGGAAAGCATTTGGATGGGAAACCAAAGAGGTTGATGGCCATAATATTTCAGAGATGCAAGATGTTTTTTTCTCTCTTCCTTTGGTTTATGATAAGCCGACACTAATAGTGGCACATACTACCAAGGGTAAGGGGATATCGTTTATGAAGAATGTTCCTGTCTGGCATTACCGCATGCCAAATAAAGAAGAGATGGCTATTGCATTCAAAGAATTGGGATTGGATAACTTGGGAATATGA
- a CDS encoding SDR family oxidoreductase, producing MNKAKRVFITGGAGYVGSILVPKLLNKGHYVKVIDLYIYGEDVLNSVKDNPKLIQIKGDIRNKELIEREIKGYDTVIHLACISNDPSCELNPALTREINYDAFIQLVDVAKNNKVERLIYASSSSVYGIKKEEEVTEDLPLEPLTDYSKYKAKCEEVLMNASKKGFVIVIVRPSTVCGYSPRMRLDLTVNILTNHAINKEEITVFGGEQMRPNIHIEDMTDLYVYLLGLADERIDRKIYNVGYENYKIKDIAKMVQETLGHQIPIKTLPTNDNRSYHISSRKIKEEIGFSPKYTVKEAIFDMKRAFEEGKIPNPMTDIKYYNVKTMKAIRLV from the coding sequence ATGAATAAGGCTAAAAGGGTCTTTATAACTGGAGGGGCTGGTTATGTTGGTAGTATATTAGTTCCAAAACTACTCAACAAAGGTCACTATGTTAAGGTTATTGACTTATATATCTATGGAGAGGATGTTTTAAATAGTGTAAAAGACAATCCCAAACTTATTCAGATAAAAGGTGATATTAGAAACAAAGAGCTTATTGAGAGAGAGATAAAAGGCTATGATACAGTTATCCATCTAGCATGTATATCTAATGATCCGAGCTGTGAATTAAATCCAGCTTTAACTAGAGAAATAAACTACGATGCCTTTATTCAACTTGTAGATGTAGCAAAAAATAATAAAGTAGAAAGACTAATTTATGCTTCAAGCTCAAGTGTATATGGCATCAAAAAGGAAGAAGAGGTAACAGAAGATCTTCCATTAGAACCCCTGACAGATTATTCCAAATACAAGGCAAAGTGTGAAGAGGTTCTAATGAATGCTAGTAAAAAAGGTTTTGTGATAGTAATTGTTAGGCCTTCTACGGTTTGCGGTTATTCACCCAGAATGCGACTTGACTTGACAGTTAATATCTTAACAAACCATGCTATCAATAAAGAAGAAATTACGGTTTTTGGAGGAGAACAGATGCGACCCAATATTCATATTGAGGATATGACTGACCTTTATGTTTATTTGTTAGGCCTGGCTGATGAAAGAATAGATAGAAAAATTTACAATGTTGGGTATGAGAATTACAAAATCAAGGATATTGCAAAGATGGTTCAGGAAACTTTAGGTCATCAGATACCAATTAAGACCCTTCCAACCAATGACAATCGTTCATATCATATTTCATCAAGAAAGATTAAAGAAGAAATAGGTTTTTCTCCAAAATATACTGTTAAGGAGGCAATCTTTGATATGAAGAGGGCTTTTGAAGAGGGTAAAATTCCAAATCCTATGACAGATATAAAGTATTACAATGTTAAGACAATGAAGGCTATAAGACTTGTATAA
- a CDS encoding PfkB family carbohydrate kinase: MKILKVLELAKKIEKLRKKGKKIIYCHGCFDLMHPGHIKHFQEAKKMGDVLIVTITPDTYVDKGKDRPVFNQNLRAESVASLECVDYVAINKWETACEPLRLLKPDVYVKGKEFEEKEDSKLQQEKKVLFEIGGKMRYTHDKVVFSSTKLLNKYFQNIYPLETRRFLEDFSSKYSFEYIRERLDAIRPMKILLIGDGIIDEYHYCESMGKSPKAQIIVHKHINYEVFVGGSFAIANHIAQICDNVHLVTLLGKEDKRKNFILKNLNPNIKTKFFYRDDGPTIVKKRYINKYQNQKVFEINYINDSFIKDECESEVLRFLKRILPEYDIVLIADFGHGFITDKMIKTIEKISKKIAVNTQVNGANVGYNLITKYANPNFICLDVPEARLATQDKFSSVEEIAGKILKSLKNDCVIITVGSHGSVGIDRHGNINKTPAFSAKVVDITGAGDAFFSYTAPCFALGMPLDLVSFIGNTVGALAVQIVCNKVPIRKHELLEFIYTILKNNE; this comes from the coding sequence ATGAAGATACTTAAAGTGTTAGAATTAGCAAAAAAGATAGAGAAATTAAGAAAAAAAGGGAAGAAAATCATTTATTGTCATGGATGTTTTGACCTTATGCATCCAGGTCATATCAAACATTTTCAAGAAGCAAAGAAAATGGGCGATGTTCTTATTGTAACAATTACACCAGACACTTATGTTGACAAAGGAAAAGATAGACCTGTTTTTAATCAAAATTTAAGGGCAGAATCCGTAGCCTCTTTGGAATGCGTTGATTATGTGGCAATAAACAAGTGGGAAACTGCTTGTGAACCTTTAAGATTATTAAAGCCAGATGTTTATGTCAAGGGAAAGGAGTTTGAGGAAAAAGAAGATAGTAAGCTTCAGCAAGAAAAAAAGGTTTTATTTGAAATTGGGGGCAAGATGCGATATACCCATGATAAGGTTGTCTTTTCCTCAACAAAATTACTAAACAAATATTTTCAAAATATATACCCCTTAGAAACCAGAAGATTCTTAGAGGATTTTTCTTCTAAATATAGCTTTGAATATATTAGAGAAAGATTAGATGCCATTAGACCTATGAAGATTCTTCTTATAGGCGATGGAATTATTGATGAATATCACTATTGTGAATCTATGGGTAAATCTCCGAAAGCACAGATTATTGTTCATAAGCATATAAACTATGAGGTTTTTGTAGGTGGTTCATTTGCTATTGCCAATCATATTGCACAAATTTGCGACAATGTTCATTTGGTAACCCTTTTAGGAAAAGAGGATAAAAGAAAGAATTTCATTTTAAAAAACCTTAACCCAAATATTAAAACAAAATTCTTTTATAGGGATGATGGGCCTACAATTGTAAAAAAAAGGTATATTAACAAATATCAAAACCAAAAGGTATTTGAAATTAACTATATTAATGATTCCTTTATCAAGGATGAATGCGAGTCAGAGGTCTTAAGATTTTTAAAAAGAATATTGCCTGAATATGATATAGTATTGATTGCAGATTTTGGTCATGGCTTCATTACAGATAAAATGATTAAAACTATAGAAAAAATTTCAAAGAAGATAGCAGTAAATACACAAGTAAATGGGGCTAATGTTGGCTATAATTTAATAACAAAATATGCAAATCCAAATTTTATCTGTCTGGATGTACCTGAGGCAAGGCTGGCAACACAAGATAAATTTTCTTCTGTAGAAGAAATAGCGGGAAAAATTTTAAAAAGCCTAAAAAATGATTGTGTTATTATAACAGTGGGTAGCCATGGCTCTGTAGGCATTGATAGGCATGGCAATATTAATAAGACACCTGCTTTTTCTGCAAAGGTTGTGGATATTACAGGTGCTGGAGATGCCTTTTTTTCCTATACAGCACCCTGCTTTGCTTTAGGTATGCCACTAGACCTTGTTTCATTTATTGGAAATACAGTAGGGGCATTAGCTGTTCAGATAGTCTGTAATAAAGTGCCTATTAGAAAGCATGAATTGCTTGAATTTATTTATACAATTTTAAAAAATAATGAATAA
- a CDS encoding glycosyltransferase family 2 protein, whose translation MLSVIIPVYNEELTIREVIEKVFEVPIEKEIIIVDDGSTDRTAEILEQEKDKINIIYNSLINIGKGAAVRIGLEHAKGDVVILQDGDLECNPEEYPEILNPIIEGKADVVYGSRFMKKEGRKNTSLANYLANKFLSGLTNILYGANLSDMETAYKAFKTEVIKKIKLKSLGFEIEPEITAKLLRLGYKIKEVPISYHPRRIKEGKKIGFMDGIKSIYCLFKYRLCPMKEIGNEII comes from the coding sequence ATGCTCTCAGTAATTATTCCGGTCTATAATGAGGAGCTTACCATTAGAGAGGTAATAGAAAAGGTCTTTGAGGTTCCTATAGAGAAAGAGATAATCATCGTTGATGATGGCTCAACCGACCGGACAGCCGAAATCCTTGAGCAGGAAAAAGATAAGATAAACATTATTTATAATTCCTTGATTAACATTGGAAAGGGTGCAGCGGTAAGGATTGGGCTTGAGCATGCAAAGGGCGATGTTGTAATCCTTCAGGATGGAGACCTTGAATGCAATCCAGAGGAATATCCAGAGATTTTAAACCCCATTATCGAAGGAAAGGCTGATGTTGTCTATGGCTCAAGGTTTATGAAAAAAGAGGGAAGAAAAAATACAAGCCTTGCGAATTACCTGGCAAATAAATTTTTATCAGGGCTTACCAATATTCTTTATGGAGCAAATCTTTCTGATATGGAGACAGCCTATAAGGCATTCAAAACCGAGGTTATCAAAAAGATAAAACTAAAATCATTAGGCTTTGAGATAGAGCCCGAGATAACCGCAAAGCTCTTAAGGCTAGGTTATAAAATAAAAGAGGTTCCCATATCTTATCATCCCAGAAGGATAAAGGAGGGAAAAAAGATTGGCTTTATGGATGGGATAAAATCAATATATTGTTTATTCAAATATAGACTTTGTCCAATGAAAGAGATAGGAAATGAAATTATTTGA